A single genomic interval of Zunongwangia sp. HGR-M22 harbors:
- the porK gene encoding type IX secretion system lipoprotein PorK/GldK → MKKIVSLVAVLALIYSCGSNDRGQLVGAKGERWNPEEPFGMALVPGGSFIMGKSDDDIAGQLNAPPKTVTVNTFYMDETEITNAEYRQFVNYVKDSVVRVMLAMEAELEGATAGSEGIGEYAFADADESDLTPYQQYMLDTYGSGGEMDAYENRKLNKDVDIIWDTQDYPDVAYARVMDQLYIPQEDAYNGTRTIDVEKLKFKYSWMDIQAAARGKGNRREYMKTEVVEVYPDTAVWIKDFNYSYNEPMHNDYFWHSAFDDYPVVGVNWKQARAFAQWRTKYNNDFRKSRGDSNVPSYRLPTEAEWEYAARGGLEGGTYPWGGPYTKNDRGCFMANFKPLRGDYAADQALYTVEAQSFDPNGYGLYNMAGNVAEWVNSSYDASSYDYMSSMNPTVNDYDDARKVVRGGSWKDVAYFLQVSSRDYEYADSARSYIGFRTVQDYLGNDVPLNQQTTFE, encoded by the coding sequence ATGAAGAAAATTGTTTCGCTGGTTGCTGTTCTTGCTTTAATCTACAGTTGTGGTAGTAATGACAGAGGGCAGCTTGTAGGTGCGAAAGGAGAAAGATGGAACCCAGAGGAGCCGTTTGGTATGGCCTTAGTGCCTGGAGGCTCATTTATCATGGGGAAATCAGATGATGATATAGCAGGACAATTAAACGCTCCCCCAAAAACGGTTACAGTTAATACATTCTATATGGATGAGACTGAAATCACTAACGCAGAATATCGCCAATTTGTAAATTATGTTAAAGATTCGGTTGTTCGCGTGATGCTGGCTATGGAAGCCGAGCTAGAGGGCGCTACTGCTGGATCAGAAGGTATTGGTGAATATGCTTTTGCAGATGCCGATGAATCTGATCTTACGCCTTATCAACAATACATGTTGGATACTTATGGTTCTGGTGGAGAAATGGATGCTTATGAAAACCGTAAGTTAAATAAAGACGTAGATATTATATGGGATACGCAGGATTATCCAGATGTTGCTTACGCAAGAGTGATGGACCAGTTATATATTCCGCAGGAAGACGCATATAATGGCACTCGAACTATCGACGTTGAGAAATTGAAATTCAAGTACAGCTGGATGGATATTCAGGCAGCGGCAAGAGGTAAAGGAAATCGTCGGGAATATATGAAGACTGAAGTTGTAGAAGTTTATCCTGATACAGCAGTATGGATTAAAGATTTTAATTATAGTTATAATGAGCCTATGCACAACGATTATTTTTGGCATAGCGCATTTGATGATTATCCTGTTGTTGGAGTGAACTGGAAACAAGCCAGAGCATTTGCACAATGGAGAACAAAATATAACAATGATTTCCGCAAATCCAGAGGAGATAGTAATGTGCCATCATACCGTTTGCCAACAGAGGCAGAATGGGAGTATGCTGCACGAGGTGGTCTGGAAGGAGGAACTTATCCATGGGGTGGACCATATACAAAAAATGATAGAGGTTGTTTTATGGCTAATTTTAAGCCCTTAAGAGGAGATTATGCTGCCGACCAGGCATTATACACTGTTGAAGCTCAATCTTTCGATCCAAATGGTTATGGTTTATATAATATGGCAGGAAATGTCGCAGAGTGGGTCAACTCTTCTTACGATGCATCTAGCTATGATTATATGTCTTCTATGAATCCTACTGTAAATGATTATGATGATGCACGAAAAGTTGTGAGAGGTGGATCTTGGAAAGATGTGGCTTATTTCTTACAAGTTTCATCAAGAGATTATGAATATGCAGACTCTGCGAGAAGTTATATTGGCTTTAGAACTGTGCAGGATTATCTTGGCAACGATGTTCCATTAAATCAACAAACTACTTTTGAGTAA
- a CDS encoding formimidoylglutamase produces the protein MELDFLSPVGNDIIDYAKSLNAHSMGSKVKFNSEFTGIPDLDDVQIAIVGIRESRLSENDEDDLLSFDSIRKAFYSLFPGNWHLNIADLGDIQKGATVKDTYFAVEKTVADLVKKGVIPVLLGGSQDLLYAQYRAYDTLDEMVNLVNVDARFDLGDAEQVISNKSYVSKIIVNEPYNLFNYSSIGYQTYFNSQEEIELMDRLFFDAYRLGEISNDISLIEPIMRAANLVSVDLSSIDAASIGHSYFKSPNGFNGKEICAISRYAGLSDKVSSFGIFEYNSNLSELSEMLVAQMIWYFAEGVNYRNNENTVAAKQDFIKYQVPIDDDILVFYKSPTSGRWWIEIPYVASLNTKLKRTTLLPCSEEDYLEACNQVIPERWYKAKRKNEV, from the coding sequence ATGGAGTTGGATTTTTTAAGTCCTGTTGGTAACGATATAATTGACTATGCAAAAAGCTTAAATGCGCATAGTATGGGTTCTAAGGTTAAATTTAATTCAGAATTTACTGGGATACCGGATCTTGATGATGTTCAAATTGCAATCGTTGGTATTAGAGAGAGCCGTTTATCTGAAAATGATGAAGATGATTTGCTCAGTTTCGATAGCATTAGAAAAGCTTTTTACAGTCTTTTTCCTGGGAATTGGCATTTAAATATTGCCGATTTGGGTGATATTCAGAAAGGAGCTACTGTAAAAGATACTTATTTTGCAGTAGAAAAAACGGTTGCAGATTTAGTAAAAAAAGGCGTAATTCCTGTTTTGCTTGGCGGTTCTCAGGATCTGCTTTATGCGCAATACAGAGCTTATGACACTTTAGATGAGATGGTAAATCTTGTAAATGTAGATGCCAGATTTGATCTTGGCGATGCAGAGCAGGTAATTTCTAATAAATCTTACGTTTCTAAAATTATAGTTAATGAGCCTTACAATCTTTTTAACTATTCTAGTATAGGATATCAAACCTATTTTAATTCTCAGGAAGAAATAGAATTAATGGATCGGTTATTTTTCGATGCCTACCGCTTGGGAGAAATTAGTAATGACATTTCCCTAATAGAACCAATAATGCGAGCAGCGAATTTGGTAAGCGTAGATTTAAGTAGTATAGATGCGGCTTCAATAGGGCATTCATACTTCAAATCGCCAAACGGCTTTAATGGAAAAGAAATTTGTGCTATATCCAGGTATGCAGGGCTAAGTGATAAAGTGAGTTCTTTTGGGATTTTTGAATATAATTCTAATTTGAGTGAGTTGTCTGAGATGCTTGTGGCTCAGATGATTTGGTACTTTGCTGAAGGTGTTAATTATAGAAATAACGAAAATACAGTTGCCGCTAAACAAGATTTTATAAAATATCAAGTCCCTATAGATGATGATATTTTAGTGTTTTACAAAAGTCCTACAAGTGGGCGCTGGTGGATCGAAATTCCTTACGTAGCTAGCCTCAATACTAAATTAAAGAGGACTACGTTATTACCTTGTAGTGAGGAAGATTATCTGGAAGCTTGCAATCAGGTGATTCCAGAAAGATGGTATAAAGCAAAAAGAAAAAACGAAGTTTAA
- the topA gene encoding type I DNA topoisomerase translates to MAKNLVIVESPAKAKTIEKFLGKDYKVASSFGHIADLPTKELGVDTEGDFAPKYIVSKDKKDVVRKLKGLAKTAETIWLASDEDREGEAIAWHLAEELKLKDDRTKRIVFHEITKTAILKAIDNPRGINYNLVNAQQARRVLDRLVGYELSPVLWRKVKGGLSAGRVQSVSVRLIVEREREIEDFKAEASYRIDAEFANAEGKTFRAKLPKNFDTKEEAETFLKDNLGANFKVADLTKKPAKKSPAPPFTTSTLQQEASRKLYFSVSKTMTLAQRLYEAGHITYMRTDSVNLSEDARKGANREILKAYGEEYAKTRQFKGKTKGAQEAHEAIRPTNFASHSVKADRDEQRLYELIWKRAIASQMSEAQLERTNVKIEANKHDKIFTANGEVLKFEGFLKVYLEGSDDEDSEEQSGMLPEMKVNEALQNIFINATERFTRPPYRYTEASLVKKLEELGIGRPSTYAPTISTIQNRNYIEKGSVDGAEREYVQFTLENEKISEKKLSETVGSDKGKLVPTAVGKVVNDFLVNHFSNILDYNFTAKVEQSFDDIAEGNEEWTKMMKDFYTDFHPHVQDVAKNADREVGERILGEDPETGKPVSVRLGKFGPMVQIGSVEDDEKPKFASLSPDQTLDTITYEEAMDLFQLPKELGEYKDEKVEVNNGRFGPYVKFGKKYVSLEKGEDPMSVDFDRAMELIKEKEKADAPIYHYEEKPVQKGVGRFGPYLKWNGIFINVNKKYDFDNLSNEDIEELIEDKKRKEREKVIHNWEEEGIRVEKARWGRSNVIKGKTKVELPKTVDATKITLEEAKDIIAKKAPKKKATKKTTKKKTTAKKTTKKTTKKTSKK, encoded by the coding sequence ATGGCAAAAAATTTAGTGATCGTGGAGTCTCCTGCCAAAGCCAAAACGATTGAAAAGTTTTTGGGTAAAGATTATAAGGTGGCTTCTAGCTTTGGGCATATTGCTGACCTTCCAACAAAAGAGTTAGGTGTAGATACTGAGGGAGATTTTGCTCCTAAATATATAGTCTCCAAGGATAAGAAAGATGTAGTTAGGAAACTAAAAGGTTTAGCTAAAACAGCAGAGACCATTTGGCTTGCTAGTGATGAGGACCGTGAGGGAGAAGCTATCGCATGGCACCTTGCTGAGGAGCTAAAGCTAAAAGACGATCGTACTAAGCGAATTGTGTTTCATGAAATTACCAAGACGGCTATTTTAAAAGCTATTGATAATCCCAGGGGGATTAATTATAATTTGGTAAACGCACAACAAGCAAGAAGAGTTTTAGATAGGCTTGTAGGTTACGAATTATCTCCTGTTTTATGGAGAAAAGTAAAAGGAGGTCTTTCTGCAGGAAGAGTGCAAAGTGTCTCGGTTAGGCTTATTGTTGAACGAGAACGTGAGATTGAAGATTTTAAAGCCGAAGCTTCCTATAGAATAGATGCTGAATTTGCCAATGCTGAAGGTAAAACGTTTAGGGCTAAACTGCCTAAAAATTTTGATACAAAAGAAGAGGCAGAGACTTTCTTGAAAGATAACCTTGGTGCTAATTTTAAAGTAGCCGATCTTACTAAAAAGCCTGCTAAGAAATCTCCGGCACCGCCATTTACAACTTCTACTTTACAGCAGGAAGCTTCCAGGAAATTATATTTTTCGGTAAGTAAAACGATGACTTTAGCGCAACGTCTTTACGAAGCTGGTCACATTACTTATATGAGAACCGATAGCGTAAACCTTTCTGAAGATGCGCGTAAAGGTGCTAATAGAGAAATTTTAAAAGCTTACGGAGAAGAATACGCAAAAACCAGACAATTTAAAGGAAAGACTAAAGGCGCGCAAGAAGCTCACGAAGCCATACGGCCTACTAATTTCGCAAGTCATTCGGTTAAAGCAGATCGTGACGAGCAGCGTTTGTATGAATTAATTTGGAAACGTGCTATTGCCTCCCAAATGTCTGAAGCGCAATTAGAGCGAACTAATGTTAAGATTGAAGCGAATAAACACGATAAAATTTTTACGGCAAACGGTGAAGTTTTAAAATTCGAGGGATTTTTAAAAGTTTATTTGGAAGGTAGTGATGATGAAGATTCTGAAGAACAAAGCGGAATGTTACCGGAAATGAAGGTGAACGAAGCGCTTCAGAATATTTTTATTAATGCTACGGAAAGATTTACTCGTCCGCCTTATCGATATACTGAAGCTTCTTTGGTAAAGAAACTAGAGGAGTTAGGTATTGGTAGACCGTCTACCTATGCACCAACGATTTCTACAATTCAGAATCGAAATTATATAGAAAAAGGATCTGTTGATGGGGCCGAACGCGAATATGTTCAGTTTACCCTTGAGAACGAAAAAATTTCAGAAAAGAAATTAAGTGAAACCGTAGGAAGTGATAAAGGTAAATTGGTGCCAACCGCAGTAGGTAAAGTAGTAAATGACTTTTTAGTAAATCATTTTTCTAATATTCTTGATTATAATTTCACAGCAAAAGTAGAGCAAAGCTTTGATGATATTGCTGAAGGAAATGAAGAATGGACAAAAATGATGAAAGATTTTTATACCGATTTTCATCCTCATGTTCAAGACGTTGCTAAAAATGCAGATCGTGAAGTTGGGGAAAGAATTTTAGGAGAAGATCCCGAAACCGGAAAGCCGGTGAGTGTTCGTTTAGGTAAATTTGGTCCAATGGTTCAAATTGGCTCGGTAGAAGATGATGAAAAACCAAAATTTGCCAGTTTAAGTCCAGATCAAACTTTAGATACAATCACTTATGAGGAAGCAATGGATCTTTTTCAGCTTCCGAAGGAATTAGGGGAATATAAGGATGAAAAAGTAGAGGTGAATAATGGCCGTTTTGGTCCTTATGTGAAATTCGGTAAAAAATACGTTTCTCTTGAAAAAGGAGAAGATCCTATGAGTGTAGATTTCGATCGCGCTATGGAGCTAATTAAAGAAAAAGAGAAAGCCGATGCTCCAATATATCATTACGAGGAAAAGCCGGTTCAAAAAGGAGTAGGGCGCTTTGGGCCTTATCTAAAATGGAATGGTATTTTTATAAATGTAAATAAGAAATACGATTTTGATAATCTTTCTAATGAAGATATAGAAGAGCTTATTGAAGATAAAAAGCGTAAGGAGCGCGAAAAAGTAATTCATAACTGGGAAGAGGAAGGTATTAGAGTCGAAAAAGCCAGATGGGGAAGGTCTAATGTTATTAAAGGTAAAACCAAGGTAGAATTGCCAAAAACAGTAGACGCTACAAAAATCACTTTGGAAGAAGCTAAAGACATAATCGCCAAAAAAGCACCTAAGAAAAAAGCGACCAAGAAAACCACTAAAAAGAAGACCACCGCAAAGAAAACGACCAAGAAAACCACAAAAAAAACATCGAAAAAATAA
- the miaB gene encoding tRNA (N6-isopentenyl adenosine(37)-C2)-methylthiotransferase MiaB — translation MEKIIDEKQQGNTLIIEPKTENKRKLFIESYGCQMNFSDSEIVASILSKEGYNTTQQLEEADLVLVNTCSIREKAEQTVRKRLEKYNAVKRINPNMKVGVLGCMAERLKSKFLEEEKIVDLVVGPDAYKDLPNLISEVEEGRNAVNVILSKEETYGDISPVRLQTNGVSAFVSITRGCDNMCTFCVVPFTRGRERSRDPQSIIEEVNDLAEKGYKEITLLGQNVDSYLWYGGGLKKDFKDATPMQKATATNFAALLNLVAEAQPKMRIRFSTSNPQDMTLDVIEVMAAHRNICNYIHLPVQSGSDRMLQKMNRLHTREEYFTLVDNIKKLIPDCGISHDLITGFPTETEEDHQDTISLMKYVKYDFGFMFAYSERPGTMAARKFEDDVPHDIKKRRLSEIVALQQEHSRYRTQQFLGKTVEVLIEKSSKKSDAHWSGRTSQNTVAVFPKENYKVGDFVNVKINDCTSATLIGEPVGYSDNN, via the coding sequence ATGGAGAAGATTATTGATGAAAAGCAGCAGGGAAACACCCTGATTATTGAGCCAAAGACCGAAAATAAAAGAAAACTCTTTATTGAAAGTTATGGTTGCCAGATGAATTTTAGCGATAGCGAAATCGTTGCTTCCATACTTTCTAAAGAAGGTTATAATACAACACAACAGCTGGAAGAAGCCGATTTAGTTTTAGTAAATACCTGCTCGATTAGAGAAAAAGCAGAACAAACGGTAAGAAAACGTCTCGAAAAATATAATGCTGTTAAGCGCATCAACCCTAATATGAAAGTTGGGGTTTTAGGTTGCATGGCCGAGCGTCTTAAAAGTAAATTCTTAGAAGAAGAAAAAATTGTGGATTTGGTTGTTGGGCCAGATGCTTACAAAGACCTACCAAACCTTATAAGTGAAGTTGAAGAAGGTAGAAATGCTGTAAACGTAATTCTTTCTAAAGAAGAAACTTATGGTGACATTTCTCCTGTACGTTTACAAACTAATGGAGTTTCTGCTTTCGTATCGATTACCAGAGGATGCGACAACATGTGTACTTTTTGCGTCGTTCCTTTTACCCGTGGTAGAGAACGTAGCCGAGATCCACAGAGTATTATCGAAGAAGTAAACGATCTTGCTGAAAAGGGCTACAAAGAAATTACGCTTTTGGGCCAAAATGTAGACAGTTATCTTTGGTATGGTGGCGGATTAAAAAAAGATTTTAAAGACGCCACACCAATGCAAAAAGCAACAGCTACCAATTTTGCTGCTCTATTAAATTTGGTTGCAGAAGCTCAACCAAAAATGAGAATTAGATTTTCTACGTCTAATCCGCAGGATATGACGTTAGATGTTATAGAAGTTATGGCTGCACATCGCAACATTTGTAATTATATTCACTTACCCGTTCAAAGTGGTAGTGACCGTATGCTTCAAAAAATGAATCGCCTTCACACTCGTGAAGAATACTTCACCTTGGTTGATAATATCAAAAAATTAATCCCAGATTGTGGAATTTCTCATGATCTTATTACGGGATTCCCTACCGAAACTGAAGAAGATCATCAGGATACTATTTCTTTAATGAAATACGTAAAGTATGATTTTGGTTTTATGTTCGCTTATTCTGAAAGACCGGGAACAATGGCTGCCAGAAAATTTGAAGACGACGTTCCACACGACATCAAAAAAAGACGTCTTTCTGAAATTGTTGCTCTTCAGCAAGAACATAGCAGATATAGGACCCAGCAATTTTTAGGAAAAACTGTAGAAGTACTTATCGAAAAATCATCAAAAAAATCTGATGCACACTGGAGTGGTCGAACGTCACAAAATACAGTAGCTGTTTTCCCAAAAGAAAATTATAAGGTTGGTGATTTTGTAAATGTAAAAATTAATGATTGCACCAGCGCAACATTAATTGGCGAACCTGTTGGATACAGCGACAATAATTAA
- a CDS encoding sigma 54-interacting transcriptional regulator — MESVQAIKQRFGIIGDDQKLNRAIEKAIQVAPTDISVLVTGESGVGKESIPKIVHSLSHRKHGKYIAVNCGAIPEGTIDSELFGHEKGAFTGATQTRSGYFEVADGGTIFLDEVGELPLPTQVRLLRVLENGEFIKVGSSKVQKTNVRIVAATNINMFESIKKEKFREDLYYRLSTVEINLPALRDRKGDIHLLFRKFASDFALKYKMPTIRLEDDAVLLMQKYHWGGNIRQLRNIAEQISVLEQKRSINGKELKEYLPDMGSNLPAVISDKKKESDFSNEREILYKVLFDMKNDLNDLKKLTLKLMQEGNSKEVRDENEGLIQKIYGNGDEDEEDFNVEDLDSDNLEVLQIPQQSSNNDYEPQPENMSEKDKYHFAEEIEEEETLSLQDKELELIKKSLERHSGKRKAAAEELGISERTLYRKIKQYNL; from the coding sequence ATGGAATCAGTACAGGCCATAAAGCAACGTTTCGGGATTATAGGAGACGACCAAAAACTTAACCGGGCAATTGAAAAAGCAATACAGGTTGCTCCAACTGATATTTCGGTTTTAGTAACGGGAGAAAGTGGTGTTGGTAAAGAAAGTATACCTAAAATAGTACATTCGCTTTCGCATAGAAAGCATGGAAAATATATAGCGGTAAACTGTGGTGCAATACCAGAAGGCACCATCGACAGTGAGCTTTTTGGACACGAAAAAGGTGCATTTACCGGTGCAACACAAACCCGTAGCGGTTATTTTGAAGTTGCCGATGGCGGAACCATTTTTCTTGATGAAGTTGGTGAACTTCCGCTTCCCACCCAGGTTCGACTTTTACGGGTTTTGGAAAATGGAGAATTTATAAAAGTAGGTTCTTCTAAAGTACAGAAAACCAATGTAAGGATCGTAGCTGCGACCAACATCAACATGTTCGAATCGATCAAAAAAGAGAAATTTAGAGAAGATCTTTACTATAGATTAAGCACTGTAGAAATTAATTTACCCGCTCTAAGGGATCGAAAAGGAGATATTCATCTACTTTTCAGAAAATTTGCTTCAGATTTCGCATTAAAATACAAGATGCCCACCATTAGATTGGAAGATGATGCTGTTCTTTTGATGCAAAAATATCATTGGGGTGGTAATATTCGCCAGCTCCGCAATATTGCGGAACAAATTTCAGTATTAGAACAAAAGCGATCTATCAACGGTAAAGAGCTGAAAGAATATTTACCAGATATGGGTAGCAATTTACCCGCAGTAATTTCAGATAAGAAAAAAGAAAGCGATTTTAGCAACGAGCGTGAGATTTTATATAAGGTTCTTTTCGACATGAAAAATGATCTTAACGATTTAAAGAAACTTACGCTAAAGTTAATGCAGGAAGGCAACTCTAAGGAGGTTAGAGATGAAAATGAAGGTTTAATTCAGAAAATCTACGGAAATGGCGATGAAGATGAAGAAGACTTTAATGTAGAAGATTTAGACAGCGATAATCTTGAGGTTCTACAAATCCCGCAACAAAGCAGTAATAATGATTACGAGCCTCAGCCAGAGAACATGTCTGAAAAGGACAAATATCACTTTGCTGAAGAAATCGAAGAAGAAGAAACACTTTCACTTCAGGATAAAGAATTAGAGCTGATTAAAAAATCACTAGAGCGCCATAGCGGGAAACGTAAAGCAGCTGCTGAAGAATTAGGTATTAGCGAACGCACGCTCTATCGAAAGATCAAACAATACAATTTATAA
- the lptE gene encoding LptE family protein: MKKLGLVLSIFSVLTLVSCGIYSFTGASTGNAETFQVNNFQNTADLIEPGIERTFKLDLQDLIQSQTNLTLTNNNADLIFEGEIIDYYIAPMTATAQNTAAQNRLTIAVQIRYYNTLEPEKDFDRRFSFYYDYPAGQQLIGGNLDTAIDEIYDRITQDIFNAALTDW; this comes from the coding sequence ATGAAGAAATTAGGACTAGTTTTATCGATTTTTAGTGTTTTAACGCTGGTTTCCTGCGGAATTTATTCTTTTACCGGGGCAAGCACAGGAAATGCGGAAACCTTTCAAGTTAACAATTTTCAAAATACGGCAGATTTAATTGAGCCAGGTATCGAAAGAACTTTTAAGTTAGATTTACAGGATCTTATTCAAAGCCAAACCAATCTTACTCTCACCAATAACAATGCAGATCTAATTTTTGAAGGCGAAATTATCGATTATTACATCGCACCAATGACGGCGACTGCGCAAAATACAGCAGCACAAAACCGTTTAACAATTGCAGTGCAGATAAGATATTATAATACTTTAGAGCCTGAAAAAGATTTTGATAGACGCTTTTCTTTTTATTACGATTACCCGGCAGGACAACAATTAATTGGTGGCAATTTGGATACCGCCATCGATGAAATTTATGATCGAATTACACAGGATATTTTTAATGCAGCTTTAACCGACTGGTAG
- the secG gene encoding preprotein translocase subunit SecG: MSTFTIFLVLIVIVAFLLVVVIMVQNPKGGGLSSSIGGGGQQIGGVQKTNDFLDKSTWTLATVLLVLILVSNVSIMDGGNGFEDSKIFDEDEVENTLPQNNVPAQQNEQSQTAPAADSAQ; encoded by the coding sequence ATGAGCACTTTTACAATTTTTTTAGTTTTAATAGTTATCGTAGCATTTTTGCTAGTGGTAGTTATCATGGTGCAAAATCCTAAGGGAGGAGGATTATCTTCTTCTATTGGTGGCGGTGGCCAACAAATTGGTGGTGTACAAAAAACAAATGACTTTCTAGATAAAAGTACATGGACACTCGCAACCGTTTTACTTGTACTTATTCTTGTAAGTAATGTATCTATTATGGATGGTGGTAATGGTTTTGAAGATTCCAAAATTTTTGATGAGGATGAAGTAGAAAATACTTTACCACAAAACAATGTACCAGCACAGCAAAATGAGCAATCACAAACTGCTCCTGCTGCAGATAGTGCTCAATAA
- a CDS encoding co-chaperone GroES, whose amino-acid sequence MGLNIKPLSDRVLIEPVAAETKTASGIYIPETAKEKPQRGKVVAVGKGTKDHDMTVSVGDTVLYGKFAGTELKLEGTDYLIMREDDILAIV is encoded by the coding sequence ATGGGACTAAACATTAAACCGCTTTCTGACAGAGTTCTTATCGAACCTGTAGCAGCTGAAACTAAAACAGCTTCGGGTATTTACATTCCAGAGACTGCTAAAGAAAAACCACAAAGAGGTAAAGTTGTTGCAGTTGGTAAAGGAACCAAGGATCATGACATGACTGTTAGTGTTGGTGATACAGTTCTTTATGGCAAATTTGCTGGTACCGAACTTAAATTGGAAGGTACAGATTATCTTATCATGAGAGAGGACGATATTCTGGCTATCGTATAG
- the groL gene encoding chaperonin GroEL (60 kDa chaperone family; promotes refolding of misfolded polypeptides especially under stressful conditions; forms two stacked rings of heptamers to form a barrel-shaped 14mer; ends can be capped by GroES; misfolded proteins enter the barrel where they are refolded when GroES binds): MAKDIKFDIEARDGIKRGVDALANAVKVTLGPKGRNVIISKSFGAPTVTKDGVSVAKEIELEDELENMGAQMVKEVASKTNDLAGDGTTTATVLAQAIVKEGLKNVAAGANPMDLKRGIDKAVEALTKNLSEQTQEVGDSSEKIKQVASISANNDELIGELIAEAFGKVGKEGVITVEEAKGTDTYVDVVEGMQFDRGYLSPYFVTNSEKMTADLENPYILLFDKKISTMKDLMPILEPVAQSGKPLLIIAEDVDGEALATLVVNKLRGSLKIAAVKAPGFGDRRKAMLEDIAILTGGTVISEERGFSLENATIDMLGTAEKVAIDKDNTTVVNGSGDDNAIKERVNQIKAQIETTTSDYDKEKLQERLAKLAGGVAVLYVGAASEVEMKEKKDRVDDALHATRAAVEEGIVAGGGVALVRAKAVLEAISTENADEATGIQIVARAIESPLRTIVENAGGEGSVVINKVLEGDKDYGYDAKTDTYVDMMKAGIIDPKKVTRVALENAASVSGMILTTECALIDIKEDNAGGGGMPQGMGGGMPGMM, translated from the coding sequence ATGGCAAAAGATATAAAATTCGACATCGAAGCACGTGACGGAATTAAACGTGGTGTAGATGCTCTTGCAAATGCAGTAAAAGTAACATTAGGACCTAAAGGTCGTAACGTAATTATAAGTAAATCATTTGGTGCTCCAACAGTGACTAAAGATGGTGTTTCTGTAGCTAAAGAAATCGAGCTGGAAGATGAGCTTGAAAATATGGGAGCGCAGATGGTAAAAGAAGTTGCTTCTAAAACCAACGACCTTGCTGGTGACGGTACAACTACTGCTACTGTTCTGGCTCAAGCTATCGTTAAAGAAGGCCTTAAAAACGTTGCAGCAGGTGCAAACCCAATGGATCTTAAAAGAGGAATCGATAAAGCTGTAGAAGCTTTAACTAAAAACTTATCTGAGCAAACTCAGGAAGTTGGTGATTCTTCAGAAAAAATTAAGCAGGTAGCTTCTATTTCAGCAAACAACGACGAGCTTATTGGTGAATTAATTGCTGAAGCTTTTGGAAAAGTTGGTAAAGAAGGAGTTATTACTGTTGAAGAAGCAAAAGGAACAGATACTTATGTAGATGTTGTTGAAGGTATGCAGTTTGATAGAGGTTACCTTTCTCCTTACTTTGTGACTAACAGTGAGAAAATGACTGCTGATTTAGAAAATCCTTATATTCTTCTTTTCGATAAGAAGATTTCTACAATGAAGGATCTTATGCCAATTCTAGAACCAGTAGCGCAATCTGGAAAACCACTTTTAATTATTGCTGAAGATGTAGACGGTGAAGCACTTGCTACTTTAGTAGTAAATAAATTAAGAGGTTCTCTTAAAATTGCTGCGGTAAAAGCTCCAGGATTCGGAGATCGCAGAAAAGCAATGTTAGAAGATATCGCTATTCTTACCGGTGGTACAGTAATTTCTGAAGAAAGAGGATTCTCTTTAGAAAATGCAACTATCGATATGTTAGGTACTGCTGAAAAAGTAGCTATCGATAAAGATAACACTACTGTAGTTAACGGTTCTGGTGATGATAACGCTATTAAAGAGCGTGTAAACCAAATCAAAGCCCAGATCGAAACTACAACTTCAGATTACGATAAAGAAAAACTACAGGAGCGTCTTGCTAAATTAGCAGGTGGTGTTGCAGTTCTTTACGTAGGTGCAGCTTCTGAAGTTGAAATGAAAGAGAAGAAAGACCGTGTAGATGATGCACTTCATGCAACTCGTGCAGCTGTAGAAGAAGGTATCGTTGCCGGTGGTGGTGTTGCTTTAGTAAGAGCTAAAGCAGTTCTTGAAGCAATTTCTACTGAAAATGCAGATGAAGCAACCGGAATTCAAATTGTAGCTCGTGCTATCGAATCTCCGCTTAGAACAATTGTTGAAAACGCAGGTGGTGAAGGATCTGTAGTAATCAATAAAGTACTTGAAGGTGATAAAGATTATGGTTACGATGCGAAAACCGATACCTATGTAGATATGATGAAAGCTGGTATTATCGATCCTAAGAAAGTTACTCGCGTAGCTTTAGAGAATGCAGCTTCAGTATCTGGAATGATTTTAACAACAGAATGTGCTTTGATCGACATCAAAGAAGATAATGCTGGTGGCGGCGGAATGCCACAAGGAATGGGTGGCGGAATGCCAGGAATGATGTAA